AGGGCTAATTTTTTGCAATACGAAAGCTGCTGCTCAGACTTTGGCCAAGCAACTCATTGCCAAAAATATCAAGACGGGAGCCCTAGAGGGAGACATGAAACAAAAGGAACGAGACAAAGTGCTCCGTGCATTCAAAAACGAAGCACTGCAGATCCTCGTGGCTACTGATGTCGCTGCGCGTGGGATAGATGTCAAGGATCTGGCCTATGTACTCCACTACCAAGTGCCGCAAGATGTGGAATATTTCATTCATAGAGCTGGGCGTACGGGTAGAGCGGGTCAGTCTGGCTTGTCGATGTGTCTCATCGAGGACCGTGAAGAGAAAACTATTCGTTTTCTCGAAAAGGAACTAAAAATCAAAATGCAGCGCATCAAAAACTGATGATGGATCGGATCAATGCAGCGGTTCACCGTTGAAATCTGTGGAGAGAATGTCGCTCATGTAGTCGAAAAATGGTCGCATGTTTTGAAATTGTTCTGCAACGAGTTCATGGAAGTCGACGCTGTGGACTTCTCTCTCCGTAAAGTCATGACGAATCAAGAATTGCTTGTAACGCAACAAGTCAATGGCTGGATCGTCGGCTTCAAATCCTCTTGGGTAGGTTTTGAGTCGTGCACCGAGGAGTTGACCAAAATGTAGTTTGAACTCTGCTGCGTCTAGTATCTCACGAAGTGGCTCTGGGTCGAGCTGAATTTGTTTGCGGATGTGCAGCAGGTCTGCTGCATTCGGTCCCCAAAATCCACCGATGACATGGGTATGGTGTGGTTCGAGGTGGTAGTAGTACCCCCCACGACGCAGGGCAGTGGCCCGACGAAATCCCCCTCCGAAGTAGGTGCTATAGGGAGTCTTGTCTTTGGAAAAGCGTACGTCTCTATAGATGCGGTGGAGACTCTTTTTGCCTGTGGGTGTTTCGATGAGGTCGGACTTACTTAGAGATTGGTGTAGTTTTTCCGCGAAAGCGATGACTTGCTGGTGAGCCTTTAGATAGGTGTCCTTGTGCGTGTTGAACCACTCTCGGTTGTTGTTGTTTTGTAGTTGGTTGAGGAAAGCAAAAGGCTCCTTCAGTGGATGATTGGGCATGTGTTGTATGGTAATATTTGTAGCAATAATACGATACAATTGGGAGGAGAGGGATGTCTGGTGTTAATATTTGAGGGATATGGTTTTATCCGTCTCATGCGACAACCATTTGACGCAAGTCTGCGTATATTTGTTGCAACAGGAAACAAGATGGAAATAGGCCAAGAAATAAAAACGAAATTCAAGGACAATCGAAACAAGGCCATGGTCAACATCATGTATACCGCCAACTGGTTTCGAGATCTCAACCGAGACATTCTCAAACAATACAATATCCTCCCCCAACACTACAACGTCCTACGTATCGTCAATGGTGCCTACCCAGAGGCGAGTTGTCCGAGTGAGATCAAGAAGGTGATGCTTGACAAGAGTCCGGATATCACTAGACTCCTCGACAAGCTTGTCAAGATGGGCTACATCGATCGCTGTCTCAACGAAAGTAATAGGCGTAGCATGGATATCCGAATCAGTGTAGAGGGTCAGCGCGTCCTCGATGACATGACGAATCAAATGAATCAGATGCGTG
The DNA window shown above is from Reichenbachiella sp. 5M10 and carries:
- a CDS encoding MarR family winged helix-turn-helix transcriptional regulator; the protein is MEIGQEIKTKFKDNRNKAMVNIMYTANWFRDLNRDILKQYNILPQHYNVLRIVNGAYPEASCPSEIKKVMLDKSPDITRLLDKLVKMGYIDRCLNESNRRSMDIRISVEGQRVLDDMTNQMNQMRAEHFGLTEEDADTLSQLLDKARL
- a CDS encoding DUF2461 domain-containing protein: MPNHPLKEPFAFLNQLQNNNNREWFNTHKDTYLKAHQQVIAFAEKLHQSLSKSDLIETPTGKKSLHRIYRDVRFSKDKTPYSTYFGGGFRRATALRRGGYYYHLEPHHTHVIGGFWGPNAADLLHIRKQIQLDPEPLREILDAAEFKLHFGQLLGARLKTYPRGFEADDPAIDLLRYKQFLIRHDFTEREVHSVDFHELVAEQFQNMRPFFDYMSDILSTDFNGEPLH